In the genome of Neofelis nebulosa isolate mNeoNeb1 chromosome 8, mNeoNeb1.pri, whole genome shotgun sequence, one region contains:
- the MPST gene encoding 3-mercaptopyruvate sulfurtransferase isoform X2, protein MTEPGSAEPETGACSPGVATMPPQQLFRALVSAQWVADALRTPRAGQPLQLLDASWYLPKLGRDARREFEERHIPGAAFFDIDQCSDRTSPYDHMLPSAAHFAEYAGHLGVGAATHVVIYDASDQGLYSAPRVWWMFRAFGHRTVSLLDGGFRHWLRLGLPLSSGKSRPAPAEFRASLDPAFVKTYEDMKENLESRRFQVVDARAAGRFRGTEPEPRDGIEPGHIPGTVNIPFTDFLTQEGLEKSPEEIRRLFQDKKVDLSQPLVATCGSGVTACHVALGAYVCGKPDVAIYDGSWVEWYMRAQPEEVISQGRGKTH, encoded by the exons ATGACCGAGCCCGGAAGCGCGGAGCCCGAGACCGGG GCTTGCAGCCCCGGTGTCGCCACCATGCCCCCACAGCAGCTCTTCCGCGCGCTCGTGTCGGCGCAGTGGGTGGCCGACGCGCTGCGGACCCCGCGCGCGGGACAGCCCCTGCAGCTGCTAGACGCCTCCTGGTACCTGCCCAAGCTGGGCCGCGACGCGCGCCGCGAGTTCGAGGAGCGCCACATCCCCGGCGCCGCCTTCTTCGACATCGACCAGTGCAGCGACCGCACGTCCCCCTACGACCACATGCTGCCCAGCGCGGCGCACTTCGCGGAGTACGCGGGCCACCTGGGCGTGGGCGCCGCCACCCACGTCGTGATCTACGACGCCAGCGACCAGGGCCTCTACTCTGCGCCGCGCGTCTGGTGGATGTTCCGCGCCTTCGGCCACCGCACCGTGTCGCTGCTCGACGGCGGCTTCCGCCACTGGCTCCGCCTGGGTCTCCCGCTGAGCTCGGGGAAGAGCCGCCCGGCGCCCGCCGAGTTCCGAGCCTCGCTTGACCCCGCCTTCGTCAAGACGTACGAGGACATGAAGGAGAACCTTGAATCCCGGCGCTTCCAGGTGGTGGACGCCCGCGCCGCCGGCCGGTTCCGCGGCACCGAGCCCGAGCCCCGAGACG GCATCGAACCTGGCCACATCCCCGGCACTGTGAACATCCCCTTCACGGACTTCCTGACCCAGGAGGGCCTGGAGAAGAGCCCCGAGGAGATCCGCCGTCTGTTCCAGGACAAGAAGGTGGATTTGTCCCAGCCATTGGTGGCCACGTGCGGCTCCGGCGTCACAGCCTGCCACGTGGCACTGGGGGCCTACGTCTGCGGCAAGCCCGACGTGGCCATCTATGATGGCTCCTGGGTAGAGTGGTATATGCGAGCCCAGCCAGAGGAAGTCATCTCCCAGGGCCGGGGCAAGACCCACTGA
- the MPST gene encoding 3-mercaptopyruvate sulfurtransferase isoform X1 gives MPPQQLFRALVSAQWVADALRTPRAGQPLQLLDASWYLPKLGRDARREFEERHIPGAAFFDIDQCSDRTSPYDHMLPSAAHFAEYAGHLGVGAATHVVIYDASDQGLYSAPRVWWMFRAFGHRTVSLLDGGFRHWLRLGLPLSSGKSRPAPAEFRASLDPAFVKTYEDMKENLESRRFQVVDARAAGRFRGTEPEPRDGIEPGHIPGTVNIPFTDFLTQEGLEKSPEEIRRLFQDKKVDLSQPLVATCGSGVTACHVALGAYVCGKPDVAIYDGSWVEWYMRAQPEEVISQGRGKTH, from the exons ATGCCCCCACAGCAGCTCTTCCGCGCGCTCGTGTCGGCGCAGTGGGTGGCCGACGCGCTGCGGACCCCGCGCGCGGGACAGCCCCTGCAGCTGCTAGACGCCTCCTGGTACCTGCCCAAGCTGGGCCGCGACGCGCGCCGCGAGTTCGAGGAGCGCCACATCCCCGGCGCCGCCTTCTTCGACATCGACCAGTGCAGCGACCGCACGTCCCCCTACGACCACATGCTGCCCAGCGCGGCGCACTTCGCGGAGTACGCGGGCCACCTGGGCGTGGGCGCCGCCACCCACGTCGTGATCTACGACGCCAGCGACCAGGGCCTCTACTCTGCGCCGCGCGTCTGGTGGATGTTCCGCGCCTTCGGCCACCGCACCGTGTCGCTGCTCGACGGCGGCTTCCGCCACTGGCTCCGCCTGGGTCTCCCGCTGAGCTCGGGGAAGAGCCGCCCGGCGCCCGCCGAGTTCCGAGCCTCGCTTGACCCCGCCTTCGTCAAGACGTACGAGGACATGAAGGAGAACCTTGAATCCCGGCGCTTCCAGGTGGTGGACGCCCGCGCCGCCGGCCGGTTCCGCGGCACCGAGCCCGAGCCCCGAGACG GCATCGAACCTGGCCACATCCCCGGCACTGTGAACATCCCCTTCACGGACTTCCTGACCCAGGAGGGCCTGGAGAAGAGCCCCGAGGAGATCCGCCGTCTGTTCCAGGACAAGAAGGTGGATTTGTCCCAGCCATTGGTGGCCACGTGCGGCTCCGGCGTCACAGCCTGCCACGTGGCACTGGGGGCCTACGTCTGCGGCAAGCCCGACGTGGCCATCTATGATGGCTCCTGGGTAGAGTGGTATATGCGAGCCCAGCCAGAGGAAGTCATCTCCCAGGGCCGGGGCAAGACCCACTGA